The Cupriavidus nantongensis genome has a segment encoding these proteins:
- a CDS encoding bb3-type cytochrome oxidase subunit III, with amino-acid sequence MNADAVYKVSRDDFGGNPSGENAANRHPQRRAPASIGLWVFMGVVTSLFALFLTAYALRMDSPDWHRIALPWQVWLSTALLAAGSVAMAVAARAAGRGEMAAARRALRLGGLGAAAFVASQLWAWQALGAMQVMPAGNPAGSFFYLLTAMHGLHVLGGLAGWGFAMSARGSGEAAVLRLRLCARYWHFLLAVWAVLLAALGWLTPELVRYICGTA; translated from the coding sequence ATGAACGCCGACGCCGTCTACAAGGTCAGCCGCGACGACTTCGGCGGCAACCCGTCCGGCGAGAACGCCGCCAACCGCCATCCGCAGCGCCGCGCGCCGGCCAGCATCGGCCTGTGGGTGTTCATGGGCGTGGTCACGTCGCTGTTCGCGCTGTTCCTGACCGCCTACGCGCTGCGCATGGACAGCCCGGACTGGCACCGCATCGCGCTGCCGTGGCAGGTATGGCTGTCGACCGCGCTGCTGGCCGCGGGCAGCGTGGCGATGGCGGTGGCCGCGCGCGCGGCGGGCCGGGGCGAGATGGCCGCGGCCAGGCGTGCGTTGCGCCTGGGCGGGCTGGGGGCTGCCGCGTTCGTCGCGTCGCAGCTGTGGGCGTGGCAGGCGCTGGGCGCGATGCAGGTGATGCCGGCGGGCAATCCGGCCGGCAGCTTCTTCTACCTGCTGACCGCGATGCACGGGCTGCACGTGCTGGGCGGCCTGGCCGGCTGGGGCTTTGCCATGTCGGCGCGCGGCAGCGGCGAGGCCGCGGTGCTGCGCCTGCGGCTGTGTGCGCGCTACTGGCATTTCCTGCTGGCGGTGTGGGCGGTGCTGCTGGCGGCGCTGGGATGGCTCACGCCCGAACTGGTGCGCTATATCTGCGGCACGGCCTAG
- a CDS encoding cytochrome C oxidase subunit IV family protein → MASNPATPAAPATPAHATGADAAHHGQQHPIGLYLKIWLLLFVLSALSYMVDYFHVSGYLRWALILLFMGLKAGLIVAVFMHMAWERMALICAILIPPLCLLVLVWLMAEEANHTFVTRGLFFR, encoded by the coding sequence ATGGCATCGAACCCTGCAACCCCCGCGGCGCCGGCAACGCCCGCGCATGCCACGGGCGCGGACGCCGCGCACCACGGCCAGCAGCATCCGATCGGGCTGTACCTGAAGATCTGGCTGCTGCTGTTCGTGCTGTCCGCGCTATCCTACATGGTCGACTACTTCCATGTCAGCGGCTACCTGCGCTGGGCCCTGATCCTGCTGTTCATGGGGCTGAAGGCGGGTCTGATCGTGGCGGTGTTCATGCACATGGCATGGGAGCGCATGGCGCTGATCTGCGCCATCCTGATCCCGCCGCTATGCCTGCTGGTGCTGGTCTGGCTGATGGCGGAAGAAGCGAATCATACGTTCGTGACGCGCGGCCTCTTCTTCCGCTGA
- a CDS encoding tripartite tricarboxylate transporter TctB family protein, whose protein sequence is MRIRSQKDFASGLMFILVGLGFSWVARGYSMGTAAKMGPGYFPFLLGLVLAVLGAVVLLASMSPKGEQDHLARWDLKTLLWILGSVVLFGLLLKPLGMVLSVFVLVLVSSMASHEFSWKGALLNAVVLVLISLGAFVYGINLQMPVWPAFITG, encoded by the coding sequence TTGCGCATACGCAGCCAAAAGGACTTTGCCTCCGGCCTGATGTTCATTCTGGTCGGGCTGGGCTTTTCCTGGGTCGCTCGCGGCTATTCCATGGGGACGGCCGCCAAGATGGGACCCGGATACTTTCCATTCCTGCTGGGCCTGGTACTCGCGGTGCTGGGGGCGGTGGTGCTGCTGGCCTCGATGTCGCCCAAGGGCGAGCAGGACCACCTGGCCCGCTGGGACCTGAAGACGCTGCTGTGGATCCTCGGCTCGGTGGTGCTGTTCGGCCTGCTGCTCAAGCCGCTGGGCATGGTGCTGTCGGTGTTCGTGCTGGTGCTGGTGTCGTCGATGGCCAGCCACGAGTTCAGCTGGAAGGGCGCGCTGCTCAACGCGGTGGTGCTGGTGCTGATCAGCCTGGGCGCCTTCGTGTACGGCATCAACCTGCAGATGCCGGTGTGGCCGGCCTTCATCACCGGTTAA
- a CDS encoding MATE family efflux transporter, with the protein MKPDARLTTGPIGRTLLLFSLPVLGSNILQSLNASINSVWVGRFLGEAALTATSNANIILFFLLGVVFGISMANTIMIGQAVGARDVDEARRVVGTSTTFFVALSVLASALGYFYTPDILAAMRTPPDAAPLAVAYLRIIFLALPFMYFYNFVMMTLRGAGDSRTPFWFMLLSVVLDVVLNPVLIFGVGPIPAMGIAGSALATLIAQLASLAAMMALLYRRRHFLLLHRGQLALLVPDPAILRALVVKGLPMGLQMVVISSSAIVMMALVNAYGSQTTAAYGVASQLWTYVQMPALAVGASVSSMVAQNVGAGLWQRVARITRMGLLFNVAMTGALVALIYLFNRHSLGLFLGTDGVAIGIAQHINVVVLWSFILFGFTIVIFGTVRATGAVMAPLVILFLSMWVIRLPFAWALGPRLGADAIWWSFPLGSVVSLALALGYYRFGNWRGSRILPAAPHPAQAVGQAPDTSMGTPCEDAGEVVEAADNARPAAEAAR; encoded by the coding sequence ATGAAGCCCGATGCCAGACTGACCACCGGCCCGATCGGCCGGACCCTGCTGCTGTTCTCGCTGCCGGTGCTCGGCAGCAACATCCTGCAGTCGCTGAACGCCTCGATCAATTCGGTCTGGGTCGGGCGCTTCCTGGGCGAGGCCGCGCTGACCGCCACCTCCAACGCCAACATCATCCTGTTCTTCCTGCTGGGCGTGGTGTTCGGCATCAGCATGGCCAACACCATCATGATCGGCCAGGCCGTCGGCGCGCGCGATGTCGACGAGGCGCGCCGCGTGGTCGGCACCAGCACCACCTTCTTCGTCGCGCTGTCGGTGCTGGCTTCGGCGCTCGGCTATTTCTACACCCCCGACATCCTGGCGGCGATGCGGACCCCGCCCGATGCCGCGCCGCTGGCGGTGGCCTACCTGCGCATCATCTTCCTGGCGCTGCCGTTCATGTACTTCTACAACTTCGTGATGATGACGCTGCGCGGCGCCGGCGATTCGCGCACGCCGTTCTGGTTCATGCTGCTGTCGGTGGTGCTGGACGTGGTGCTCAACCCGGTGCTGATCTTCGGCGTGGGCCCGATCCCGGCCATGGGCATTGCCGGCTCGGCGCTGGCCACGCTGATCGCCCAGCTGGCGAGCCTGGCGGCGATGATGGCGCTGCTGTACCGGCGCCGGCATTTCCTGCTGCTGCATCGCGGCCAGCTGGCGCTGCTGGTGCCGGACCCGGCAATCCTGCGCGCGCTGGTGGTCAAGGGACTGCCGATGGGCCTGCAGATGGTGGTGATCTCGTCGTCCGCGATCGTGATGATGGCGCTGGTCAACGCCTATGGCTCGCAGACCACCGCCGCCTATGGCGTGGCGTCGCAGCTGTGGACCTATGTGCAGATGCCCGCGCTGGCAGTGGGCGCGAGCGTGTCGTCGATGGTGGCGCAGAACGTCGGCGCCGGGCTGTGGCAGCGCGTGGCGCGCATCACGCGCATGGGGCTGCTGTTCAACGTCGCCATGACCGGCGCGCTGGTGGCGCTGATCTACCTGTTCAACCGCCATTCGCTGGGGCTGTTTCTCGGCACCGACGGGGTCGCCATCGGCATCGCGCAGCATATCAACGTGGTGGTGCTGTGGTCGTTTATCCTGTTCGGCTTCACCATCGTCATCTTCGGCACGGTGCGCGCCACCGGCGCGGTGATGGCGCCGCTGGTGATCCTGTTCCTGTCGATGTGGGTGATCCGGCTGCCGTTCGCCTGGGCGCTGGGCCCGCGCCTCGGCGCCGACGCGATCTGGTGGAGCTTCCCGCTCGGCTCGGTGGTGTCGCTGGCGCTGGCGCTTGGCTACTACCGCTTCGGCAACTGGCGCGGCAGCCGCATCCTGCCCGCCGCGCCGCATCCGGCGCAGGCGGTGGGGCAGGCGCCCGATACCAGCATGGGCACGCCCTGCGAAGATGCGGGCGAGGTCGTCGAGGCGGCGGACAACGCCAGGCCAGCGGCCGAAGCCGCGCGCTGA
- a CDS encoding helix-turn-helix transcriptional regulator: MKPPTLDRFFSRIYVLKLVQSSPSTVLSLVDRLRERGIDKNIRSLRPILRSLMMARAITAELVEGSGRVYCITAQGRAELETYISHLAVLKAELEPAAEAPARPDPEL; this comes from the coding sequence ATGAAACCGCCTACCCTTGACCGGTTTTTCTCCAGAATCTATGTGCTCAAGCTGGTCCAGTCGAGCCCGTCGACGGTGCTCAGCCTGGTCGACCGGCTGCGCGAGCGCGGCATCGACAAGAACATCCGCTCGCTGCGGCCGATCCTGCGCAGCCTGATGATGGCGCGCGCCATCACCGCCGAACTGGTCGAAGGCAGCGGCCGCGTCTATTGCATCACCGCGCAGGGGCGGGCCGAACTGGAAACGTATATCTCGCACCTGGCGGTGCTGAAGGCGGAGCTGGAGCCGGCCGCCGAAGCCCCGGCGCGGCCTGACCCCGAGCTTTAA
- a CDS encoding MHYT domain-containing protein, translating to MFVGFEPVAGALVPYAYDWPMVGLSFLISVCGAYVGLRWSRRVRLPDGRLDVDRLLCASVALGGGAVWSMHFIGMVAYQTPTHREFGLFTTLASLLVVMVLAGAGLAIASRPRGSRSANVVQGGVLTGLGVVAMHYTGMAAIRSNTRFDWDLAIIGLSVVIAVVVSVVALWLAITVKTGGKQLAAAVVMGVAVCGMHYTGMSAGTMICTSPTYAPSLFAIEGDSIGYAVFGLSLITLLVILVVEATRSGADALAVARTRDTA from the coding sequence ATGTTTGTCGGTTTCGAGCCTGTTGCCGGCGCCCTGGTGCCGTATGCCTATGACTGGCCGATGGTGGGCCTGTCGTTCCTGATCTCGGTGTGCGGCGCCTATGTCGGCCTGCGCTGGTCGCGCCGGGTGCGCCTGCCCGACGGGCGCCTGGACGTCGACCGGCTGCTGTGCGCCAGCGTGGCGCTGGGCGGCGGCGCGGTCTGGTCGATGCATTTCATCGGCATGGTGGCCTACCAGACCCCGACCCATCGCGAGTTCGGGCTGTTCACCACGCTGGCCTCGCTGCTGGTGGTGATGGTGCTGGCCGGGGCCGGCCTGGCGATTGCGTCGCGCCCGCGCGGCAGCCGCAGCGCCAACGTGGTCCAGGGCGGCGTGCTGACCGGGCTGGGCGTGGTGGCAATGCACTACACCGGCATGGCGGCGATCCGCTCCAATACCCGCTTCGACTGGGATCTCGCCATCATCGGGCTGTCGGTGGTGATCGCCGTGGTGGTGTCGGTGGTGGCACTGTGGCTGGCGATCACGGTGAAGACCGGCGGCAAGCAGCTGGCCGCGGCCGTGGTGATGGGGGTGGCGGTCTGCGGCATGCACTACACCGGCATGTCGGCCGGCACCATGATTTGCACCAGCCCGACCTATGCGCCCAGCCTGTTTGCGATCGAGGGCGACAGCATCGGCTATGCTGTGTTCGGGCTCAGCCTGATCACGCTGCTGGTGATCCTGGTGGTGGAGGCCACCCGCAGCGGCGCGGATGCACTGGCGGTGGCAAGGACGCGCGACACGGCCTGA
- a CDS encoding NAD-dependent succinate-semialdehyde dehydrogenase: MYQDLALYIDGEFIKGGDRREQEVINPATQEVLGQLPHATCADLDRALAAAQRAFESWKKTSPLERGKILRRVGELARERARDIGRNITLDQGKPLAEAVGEIMVCAEHADWHAEECRRIYGRVIPPRQPNVRQLVVREPIGVCAAFTPWNFPFNQAIRKIVAAVGAGCTLILKGPEDSPSAVVALAQLFHDAGLPPGVLNIVWGVPAEVSTYLIESPIVRKISFTGSVPVGKQLAALAGAHMKRVTMELGGHSPVLVFDDADIDPAAEMLARFKLRNAGQVCVSPTRFYVQEKAYDRFLARFTEVIGSIKVGNGLEDGTQMGPLAHERRVLSMEQFLDDASQRGGKVVAGGSRLGDKGYFFAPTVVTDLPDDARLMTDEPFGPVAPVTRFKDTAEVLRRANSLPYGLASYVFTNSLKTATEVSNGLEAGMVNINHFGMALAETPFGGIKDSGIGSEGGMETFDGYLVTKFITQV; this comes from the coding sequence ATGTACCAGGATCTCGCCCTCTATATCGACGGAGAATTCATCAAGGGAGGCGACCGGCGCGAGCAGGAGGTCATCAATCCGGCCACGCAGGAAGTGCTGGGCCAGCTGCCGCACGCCACGTGCGCCGACCTGGACCGCGCCCTGGCCGCCGCGCAGCGCGCCTTCGAAAGCTGGAAGAAGACCTCGCCGCTGGAGCGCGGCAAGATCCTGCGCCGTGTCGGCGAACTGGCGCGCGAGCGCGCCCGCGACATCGGCCGCAATATCACGCTGGACCAGGGCAAGCCGCTGGCCGAGGCGGTCGGCGAGATCATGGTCTGCGCCGAGCACGCCGACTGGCACGCCGAGGAATGCCGCCGCATCTACGGCCGCGTGATCCCGCCGCGCCAGCCCAATGTGCGCCAGCTGGTGGTGCGCGAGCCGATCGGCGTGTGCGCCGCGTTCACGCCGTGGAACTTCCCCTTCAACCAGGCCATCCGCAAGATCGTCGCCGCGGTGGGCGCGGGCTGCACGCTGATCCTGAAGGGCCCCGAGGACTCGCCCAGCGCGGTGGTGGCGCTGGCGCAGCTGTTCCACGATGCCGGCCTGCCGCCGGGCGTGCTCAACATCGTCTGGGGCGTGCCGGCCGAGGTCTCGACCTACCTGATCGAATCGCCGATCGTGCGCAAGATCTCGTTCACCGGCTCGGTGCCGGTGGGCAAGCAGCTGGCGGCGCTGGCCGGCGCGCACATGAAGCGCGTGACCATGGAGCTGGGCGGGCATTCGCCGGTGCTGGTGTTCGACGATGCCGATATCGACCCGGCAGCCGAGATGCTGGCGCGCTTCAAGCTGCGCAATGCCGGCCAGGTGTGCGTGTCGCCCACCCGCTTCTACGTCCAGGAGAAGGCCTATGACCGTTTCCTGGCGCGCTTTACCGAGGTGATCGGCTCGATCAAGGTCGGCAACGGCCTGGAAGACGGCACCCAGATGGGCCCGCTGGCGCACGAGCGCCGCGTGCTGTCGATGGAGCAGTTCCTGGACGATGCCAGCCAGCGCGGCGGCAAGGTGGTGGCGGGCGGCTCGCGCCTTGGTGACAAGGGCTACTTCTTCGCGCCCACCGTGGTCACCGACCTGCCCGACGACGCGCGCCTGATGACCGACGAACCGTTCGGCCCGGTGGCGCCGGTGACGCGCTTCAAGGACACCGCCGAAGTGCTGCGCCGCGCCAACAGCCTGCCATACGGCCTGGCGTCGTATGTGTTCACCAACTCGCTGAAGACCGCGACCGAAGTGTCCAACGGCCTCGAAGCCGGCATGGTCAACATCAACCACTTCGGCATGGCGCTGGCCGAGACCCCGTTCGGCGGCATCAAGGATTCGGGCATCGGCAGCGAAGGCGGCATGGAGACTTTCGATGGCTACCTAGTGACCAAGTTCATCACCCAGGTCTGA
- a CDS encoding tripartite tricarboxylate transporter permease, translating into MELFEHLALGFSTALSLQNLAYAFLGCVLGTLIGVLPGLGPLATIAMLLPITYTLPPVAALIMLAGIYYGAQYGGSTTAILVNLPGESSSVVTTIDGYQMARRGRAGVALATAGLGSFFAGCVATLILAAFATPLSEIAFKFGPAEYFSLMVLGLIGAVVLASGSLPKAIAMIVLGLLLGLIGTDVNSGAARFSFDVPELTDGIDFVALAMGMFGFAEIIANLEQKEARETFTNKVTNLFPTREDFRRMIPAVLRGTALGSALGILPGGGASLASFAAYSLEKKTSKNAHEFGKGAIEGVAGPESANNAAAQTSFIPLLTLGIPPNAVMALMVGAMTIHNIQPGPQVMTSNPSLFWGLIASMWIGNLMLIILNLPMIGIWVKLLTVPYRFLYPAILVFCGIGVYSVNNQTFDVFMAAGFGVIGYLFLKLKCEPAPLLLGFVLGPMMEENFRRTLLLSRGDFSVFVTRPLSVGLLIAAAALVAVVALPSIKAKREEAFQED; encoded by the coding sequence ATGGAATTGTTTGAACACCTTGCGCTGGGCTTTTCCACCGCGCTGTCGCTGCAGAACCTGGCCTACGCCTTCCTGGGCTGCGTGCTGGGCACGCTGATCGGGGTGCTGCCGGGCCTGGGGCCGCTGGCCACCATCGCCATGCTGCTGCCGATCACCTACACGCTGCCGCCGGTGGCCGCGCTGATCATGCTGGCCGGGATCTACTACGGCGCGCAGTATGGCGGCTCGACCACCGCCATCCTGGTGAACCTGCCCGGTGAATCGTCGTCGGTGGTGACCACCATCGACGGCTACCAGATGGCAAGGCGCGGCCGGGCCGGGGTGGCGCTGGCCACCGCCGGGCTGGGCTCGTTCTTCGCCGGCTGCGTGGCCACGCTGATCCTGGCCGCTTTCGCCACGCCGCTGTCGGAGATCGCCTTCAAGTTCGGCCCGGCCGAGTACTTCTCGCTGATGGTGCTGGGCCTGATCGGCGCCGTGGTGCTGGCTTCCGGCTCGCTGCCCAAGGCGATCGCGATGATCGTGCTGGGCCTGCTGCTGGGCCTGATCGGCACCGACGTGAACTCGGGCGCCGCGCGCTTCTCGTTCGACGTGCCCGAGCTGACCGACGGCATCGACTTCGTCGCGCTGGCAATGGGCATGTTCGGCTTTGCCGAGATCATCGCCAACCTGGAGCAGAAGGAAGCCCGCGAGACCTTCACCAACAAGGTCACCAACCTGTTTCCGACCAGGGAAGACTTCAGGCGCATGATCCCGGCCGTGCTGCGCGGCACGGCGCTGGGCTCGGCGCTGGGCATCCTGCCGGGCGGCGGTGCCTCGCTGGCTTCGTTCGCGGCGTACTCGCTGGAGAAGAAGACTTCCAAGAATGCGCATGAATTCGGCAAGGGTGCGATCGAAGGCGTCGCGGGTCCGGAATCGGCCAACAACGCCGCGGCGCAGACCTCGTTCATCCCGCTGCTGACGCTGGGCATTCCGCCCAATGCGGTGATGGCGCTGATGGTGGGGGCGATGACCATCCACAACATCCAGCCCGGCCCGCAGGTGATGACCAGCAACCCGTCGCTGTTCTGGGGCCTGATCGCGTCGATGTGGATCGGCAACCTGATGCTGATCATCCTGAACCTGCCGATGATCGGCATCTGGGTGAAGCTGCTGACCGTGCCGTACCGCTTCCTGTACCCGGCGATCCTGGTGTTCTGCGGCATCGGCGTGTACTCGGTCAACAACCAGACCTTCGACGTGTTCATGGCCGCGGGCTTCGGCGTGATCGGCTACCTGTTCCTGAAGCTCAAGTGCGAACCGGCGCCGCTGCTGCTCGGCTTCGTGCTGGGGCCGATGATGGAAGAGAACTTCCGCCGCACGCTGCTGCTGTCGCGTGGCGACTTCAGCGTGTTCGTGACGCGTCCGCTGTCGGTGGGCCTGCTGATCGCAGCCGCCGCGCTGGTGGCGGTGGTGGCGCTGCCGTCGATCAAGGCCAAGCGCGAGGAAGCGTTCCAGGAAGACTAG
- a CDS encoding putative bifunctional diguanylate cyclase/phosphodiesterase, producing the protein MVAKSGAKSAGASPGSDLDPLTGADNRQGFLKRLEARLHSEAVPRCALLLVGIDDFRAFNDMHGHAEGDIILQRVARRLRDASPRDAVIGRIGSDEFGVLLPSIADPTLVRHVSAAILSMLSSPHEHAGRRHHVLASIGACVAPAAGEQASDMLAAASLALARAKHDGGRTIRFFKPQMRSDVTTRLSLVQALHEAYAQRQFELLYQPQVDLRDGRVHGAEALMRWRHPTRGLLSPAAFIDALAGSSIASDVGMWLLQTACAQARAWALAFPRPPRVAINLFAAQLSESRLLTEVRHVLRALELAPDCLEIEITETIALQQGDEVSDQLQALRRDGITLTCDDFGTGYASLSFLKSFPVDRLKIDQSFIRNVTEDPVDAAIVRSVINVGASLHIGVVAEGVETPEQRDFLLANGCHEAQGYLYGRPMPAERLTEMLRQQAAG; encoded by the coding sequence ATGGTGGCCAAGTCGGGGGCGAAGTCGGCTGGCGCCTCGCCAGGCTCGGATCTCGATCCGCTGACCGGCGCTGACAATCGCCAGGGCTTTCTGAAACGGCTGGAGGCACGCCTGCATAGCGAGGCAGTGCCGCGCTGCGCATTGCTGCTGGTCGGCATCGACGACTTCCGCGCCTTCAACGACATGCATGGCCATGCCGAAGGCGACATCATCCTGCAACGCGTGGCCCGCCGCCTGCGCGATGCCTCGCCCCGCGACGCCGTGATCGGCCGCATCGGCAGCGATGAATTCGGCGTGCTGCTGCCCTCCATTGCCGATCCCACGCTGGTGCGCCACGTCAGCGCCGCGATCCTGTCGATGCTGTCCTCCCCCCACGAACATGCCGGCCGCCGCCATCACGTGCTGGCCAGCATCGGCGCGTGCGTCGCGCCCGCGGCCGGCGAACAGGCCTCGGACATGCTGGCGGCCGCAAGCCTGGCGCTGGCACGGGCCAAGCACGATGGCGGCCGCACCATCCGCTTTTTCAAGCCGCAGATGCGCTCGGACGTGACCACGCGGCTGTCGCTGGTGCAGGCCCTGCACGAAGCCTACGCCCAGCGCCAGTTCGAGCTGCTGTACCAGCCCCAGGTCGACCTGCGCGACGGCCGCGTCCACGGCGCCGAGGCGCTGATGCGCTGGCGCCATCCCACCCGCGGGCTGCTGTCGCCGGCCGCCTTTATCGACGCGCTGGCCGGCAGCAGCATCGCCAGCGATGTCGGCATGTGGCTGCTGCAGACTGCGTGCGCCCAGGCCCGCGCCTGGGCGCTGGCATTTCCGCGGCCGCCGCGGGTGGCGATCAACCTGTTCGCGGCCCAGCTGTCCGAAAGCCGGCTGCTGACCGAGGTCCGCCACGTGCTGCGGGCGCTGGAGCTGGCGCCGGACTGCCTAGAGATCGAGATCACCGAGACCATCGCCCTGCAGCAGGGCGACGAGGTCTCGGACCAGCTGCAGGCGCTGCGCCGCGACGGCATCACGCTGACCTGCGATGACTTCGGCACGGGCTATGCGTCGCTCAGCTTCCTCAAGTCGTTCCCGGTGGACCGGCTCAAGATCGACCAGTCCTTTATCCGCAACGTGACCGAAGACCCGGTCGACGCGGCGATCGTGCGCTCGGTGATCAATGTGGGCGCCAGCCTGCACATCGGCGTGGTCGCCGAAGGCGTTGAAACCCCGGAGCAGCGCGATTTCCTGCTCGCCAACGGCTGCCATGAAGCGCAGGGCTACCTGTACGGGCGCCCGATGCCGGCCGAGCGCCTGACCGAGATGCTGCGCCAGCAAGCCGCCGGCTGA
- a CDS encoding DUF4397 domain-containing protein, translating into MLRSKTLFLGLALAATAVLTACGGGDDGIDDRIGLSKPSVRVIHAVTGGPNVDVLQNGTLTSMVNKPYKFVSTYFNVETGNQLISFNAAGTQTELARGSLVAATGHKYTVVAVPGASAAETVTIDDPFGKGLLSNKARVRSLNASFNAQNIDIYVTLPAIDLNSVAPTFAAVGYKQASPASGQDSIDLDGNTTYRLRITPAGTKTVIFDSGALTLANNADWLITTIPSDGIAGLTPNKIKVLVARGDDESQAGLELVTTQ; encoded by the coding sequence ATGCTTCGATCCAAGACCCTTTTCCTAGGCCTCGCGCTGGCCGCGACCGCGGTGCTGACAGCGTGCGGCGGCGGCGATGACGGCATCGACGACCGCATCGGCCTGAGCAAGCCGAGCGTGCGCGTGATCCACGCCGTCACCGGCGGCCCCAATGTCGACGTGCTGCAGAACGGCACGCTCACCAGCATGGTCAACAAGCCCTACAAGTTCGTCTCGACCTACTTCAATGTGGAAACCGGCAACCAGCTGATCTCGTTCAACGCCGCCGGCACGCAGACCGAACTGGCCCGCGGCAGCCTGGTGGCGGCCACCGGCCACAAGTACACCGTGGTGGCGGTGCCGGGTGCGTCGGCCGCGGAAACGGTGACGATCGACGATCCGTTCGGCAAGGGCCTGCTGTCGAACAAGGCGCGCGTGCGCTCGCTCAACGCCTCGTTCAACGCGCAGAATATCGACATCTACGTGACCCTGCCGGCGATCGACCTGAACTCGGTGGCGCCGACCTTTGCCGCGGTGGGCTACAAGCAGGCCTCGCCGGCATCGGGTCAGGATTCGATCGACCTGGACGGCAACACCACCTACCGCCTGCGCATCACGCCGGCCGGTACCAAGACCGTGATCTTCGACTCGGGCGCGCTGACGCTGGCGAACAACGCCGACTGGCTGATCACCACCATCCCGTCGGATGGCATCGCCGGCCTGACGCCGAACAAGATCAAGGTGCTGGTGGCGCGCGGCGACGACGAGTCGCAAGCCGGCCTGGAACTGGTGACGACGCAATAA
- a CDS encoding heme-copper oxidase subunit III family protein, which yields MSTQLSSPSAAPAVAPAAPAAPATPVGGVRGMLADWSSDQQAFKVSWGKAMMWIFLLSDTFVFSCFLTGYMTVRMSTTVPWPNPSEVFALHVGGADIPLLLIAIMTFVLITSSGTMAMAVNFAYRRARRECATLMFVTAAFGALFVGMQAFEWTKLIVDEGVRPWGNPMGAAQFGSTFFMITGFHGLHVSCGVIYLLVVAMRVLRGRYEATGNYQIVEIAGLYWHFVDLVWVFIFALFYLW from the coding sequence ATGTCCACGCAACTGTCTTCACCATCGGCCGCCCCCGCGGTGGCGCCCGCGGCGCCCGCGGCGCCCGCGACCCCGGTCGGCGGCGTGCGCGGCATGCTGGCCGACTGGTCGTCGGACCAGCAGGCCTTCAAGGTGTCGTGGGGCAAGGCCATGATGTGGATCTTCCTGCTGTCCGACACCTTCGTCTTCAGCTGCTTCCTGACCGGCTACATGACCGTGCGCATGTCGACCACGGTGCCGTGGCCCAACCCGAGCGAGGTGTTCGCGCTGCATGTAGGCGGCGCCGACATCCCGCTGCTGCTGATCGCGATCATGACCTTCGTGCTGATTACCAGCAGCGGCACCATGGCGATGGCGGTCAACTTCGCCTACCGGCGCGCGCGGCGCGAATGCGCGACGCTGATGTTCGTCACCGCGGCGTTCGGCGCGCTGTTCGTCGGCATGCAGGCGTTCGAATGGACCAAGCTGATCGTCGACGAGGGCGTGCGGCCCTGGGGCAACCCGATGGGCGCGGCGCAGTTCGGCTCGACCTTCTTCATGATCACGGGCTTCCACGGCCTGCACGTGTCGTGTGGCGTGATCTACCTGCTGGTGGTGGCCATGCGCGTGCTGCGCGGGCGCTACGAGGCCACCGGCAACTACCAGATCGTCGAGATCGCCGGCCTGTACTGGCACTTCGTCGACCTGGTGTGGGTGTTTATCTTTGCGCTGTTCTATCTCTGGTGA